Genomic window (Candidatus Hydrogenedentota bacterium):
TGCTCACTTCCAATGCTTGGCATACATGTTCCACGGACTTTCCAACATTCAAAAGACGATCCGCATCCTGAAGTTTGCGAAGGATTTGTTCCGGATGGTGCCGTTTCCTTTTTGACATAATCAAGTCTCCTTGCCCGAA
Coding sequences:
- a CDS encoding transposase, coding for MSKRKRHHPEQILRKLQDADRLLNVGKSVEHVCQALEVSSATYHRWRNQ